A region of Salvelinus alpinus chromosome 6, SLU_Salpinus.1, whole genome shotgun sequence DNA encodes the following proteins:
- the tmem165 gene encoding putative divalent cation/proton antiporter TMEM165, with amino-acid sequence MYLLAGRRNGRANRSVMRVLLPLVVAVLSAGVSGMQEEHKPVQEQPQQEKTPTAHAIGPEVSENDSSKSGDLGFIHAFVAAISVIIVSELGDKTFFIAAIMAMRYNRLTVLLGAMLALGVMTCLSVMFGYATTIIPRIYTYYVSTALFAIFGVRMLREGLKMSPDEGQEELEEVQAEIKKKDEELQRSKLVNGASDVELGSGSSHPQGRWHSFISPVFIQAFTLTFLAEWGDRSQLTTIILAAREDPFGVAVGGTLGHCLCTGLAVVGGRMIAQKISVRTVTIVGGIMFLAFAFSALFIKPDAGI; translated from the exons ATGTATCTACTGGCCGGCAGAAGGAATGGAAGGGCTAACAGAAGTGTGATGCGTGTCCTGCTGCCCCTGGTTGTCGCGGTGTTGTCAGCCGGAGTTTCTGGGATGCAGGAGGAACACAAACCAGTCCAAGAACAACCGCAACAAGAG AAAACACCTACTGCTCATGCTATTGGCCCAGAGGTCAGTGAAAATGATTCCAGCAAATCTGGTGACCTGGGCTTCATCCATGCCTTTGTTGCTGCCATCTCTGTCATCATTGTCTCTGAGCTGGGAGACAAGACTTTCTTCATCGCTGCCATTATGGCTATGCGCTACAACCGCCTCACTGTGCTGTTAGGGGCAATGCTAGCGCTTGGCGTTATGACCTGCCTTTCAG TGATGTTTGGCTATGCCACCACCATCATCCCCAGGATCTACACATACTACGTGTCCACGGCTCTGTTTGCCATCTTTGGTGTTCGCATGCTGAGAGAGGGGCTGAAAATGAGTCCAGACGAGGGTCAGGAGGAGCTGGAAGAGGTGCAGGCTGAGATTAAAAAGAAGGATGAGGAG CTCCAGCGGTCTAAGCTGGTGAATGGGGCTTCAGATGTGGAGTTGGGCTCAGGGTCAAGCCATCCTCAGGGGAGATGGCACAGCTTCATCTCGCCTGTGTTCATCCAGGCCTTCACACTCACCTTCCTTGCAGAGTGGGGAGACCGCTCTCAGCTGACCACCATCATCTTGGCTGCACGGGAG GATCCTTTTGGAGTGGCGGTGGGTGGTACTCTGGGACACTGTCTGTGCACAGGACTGGCTGTGGTTGGAGGAAGGATGATTGCACAGAAGATCTCTGTCAGAACTG TTACAATCGTTGGTGGGATAATGTTCCTGGCCTTTGCATTCTCTGCCCTCTTCATCAAGCCAGATGCTGGAATCTGA